The DNA sequence GGGCCCCGCGAACAGTCCGAGCGGGCCGTAAACTTCGAGTCCGCCGAGAATTCCGAGAAACAGCGCGAGCGTCGGCAGTCCGGTGCCATGGCGCATCGCGAGCGGCTTGATAAAATTGTCGATGACGGCGAGCGCGATCGAGCACCAGATCACCAGTCCGATCGCCGACGACCATCCGGACGCGTAGCCGAGGTAGAGCGTCGCGGGAATCCATACCAGCGCGGTACCGCCGATCGGCATCAGGCCCGCGGCGGCGGAAGCGATCGCGAGAAAGAGCCAGTAAGGCACGCCGAAAATCAAAAGCCCGAGCCCGATCGTCACGCCCTGCAGCACCGCCGTCAGCATCAGGCCGCGCATCACCGACGACAGCGTGGTGCGCAGCGTATCGAAGATCGCTTTCTTGTCGTCATCGTGCAGCGGAGTCAGGTTGCGGAGGCTCCGCACGTAGTCGTCGCCGTCGCGCAGCATGTAGAAGAACGCGAGCAGCGCGATACCGAAATCGAACACGAAACCGAGGACGTTCCTGGCGGCCTGCGTGGCGTTTCGGACCATGTAGTCGCTGGTAGCCTTCGCCGCTTCCATCGTGAGCCTCGGCAATTCTTCGTCCACCGAATAGCCATGCTCGCTAAGCCGCTTGACGATCCACGCGCCGAACTCAGTGCGCATCGCCCAGTCGTGCATCTTGACCAGGCCGCCGCTCTGCACCAGCGCGGTCGCTTCGGCGTAGAGCGATTGCGCCTCCATCACGAGCCGTCCCGACAGCCAGAAGATCGGCAGAATAACGACCAGCAGCACCACCACCGTGATTATCATCGAGGAGAGCGAACGCCGCTTGACGTATTTGTCCACTTCGATCAGCGCGGGATGAGCCATAAAGGCGAGCAGGATTCCCCACGCGATCGGCGTGAGGAACGGCGTCAGCAAGCCGTAGAGCTCGAAGGCCATCGCGGCCAGGAAGCCGAAGAAGAAGAGCTGGACGATACGTTCGCGATCCATGGATGGTGATGGCGCCGGCCCGCGGGCGGGCGCGATCAGCGCGTGAGCTTAGCAGAAGGCCTCGCAATGATCGTCAGGGGCGACGGCCCCGATGGTGCGCGCCAGTTTCGGGCGCGAGCGGCGGCTTAAGAAATGTGGAGCGGCCCCTGGGGTGCGCAAGTCGAAATATGAGTAATGATCGCGCGCGGTCCTACTGCGGAAACTCGACGGTCGCGGTGCCAGTCACCAGGCGCTCCGCTTCTTCGTTCTCGATCCACACGTCGATCTCCGCCGTCCGATCGTCGGGATTGGTATTCGTCACGAAGCCGTGAATCGTCATCGCGTGATCGGGCTGCACTGGCACACGATAGGTTGTGCCCAGCCTGATAAGGCGCGCGCCGCCGAACCCGATCCAATCCGTCACCAGCTTCGACAAGAGCCCGAGGCTCATGTTGCCCGGCAGGATTATCCCGGGGAGGCCTTCTTTCTTCGCGGCTGCTTCGTCGGTGAAGCGGCCCGCGATCTCGCCGAAGCCCGCGGCCTTCGCATACGCGCGGCATTGATCCTTGCTGACCGTGAGCTCGAGTGGTCCGAGCGTGTCGCCGATATTCACTTCGTCAAACTTTTTCACTTTCTTCGAATCCCGCGCGCGCGTCAGGGCCGGTTCATGAAGCGATGGTCGATATGCGCGACCGTTTCGTTGTTTTGATTGGTGAGCGTGGAACGGATCACGACGAACACCATCGAGCCGGTGCGCCCGGTCTTCTCGTAGATTTCTTTCACGTGCGAGCTCAGCGAAATTTTGTCGCCCGGATGGATCGGCGCGACGAATTCGACATCCTTGCCGGCGTCGAAGCCGCGTCTTCCGAAGCGCGGGATGTGCTCGAAGAAATGCCGTCCGTTGCGAAACGTCACCGCAAACGACGGCGGCGCGACGATTCCGCCGTAAGGCCCGGTTTTCGCCGCCGCCGGATCCGTGTACAGCGGATTGCGCTCGCCCAGGGTTTCGCAGAAGCGCTCGATCATGTCGGGCCTAACTTCGACCGGATCGGTGTGCTCGAAAACCTTGTTGATTATCGTTGGATCGTAGTCGACCATCGCTACCTCGTTACCTTGTCTCCACCGCGACGGCGTGCGGCACCACTTTTCTGCGCGGCCGAAAATCGACTGCTTCGTATGCGCCGGTTTTGAGTTCCCGCACCAGCCCCTCGAGGTCCTTGATATCGGCGGCAAACCGCGTCGCGCAAAGCCCGATCAAACTCACCAAATGGCTGTCCGATCCGCCCGTCGATGCGTACCCGTACTTCGCGATCAGTTCGTCAGCGCGCGCGTCCTCGCCCTTGCGCGATCCGCCGTTCAGCGCCTCGACCGCGACGACGTTCTCGAGCGACGGCTTCGATTCGTAATGCTCGTAGAGCCCGATGTTCGGACGCCCCGGATGGCACGGCACGACGATTCCGCCCATCCGCGCGACTTCATCGATCACCGTCTGCGCGTCGAGCCTGATATTCGAAAAATCGAA is a window from the Candidatus Binatus sp. genome containing:
- a CDS encoding AI-2E family transporter, translating into MDRERIVQLFFFGFLAAMAFELYGLLTPFLTPIAWGILLAFMAHPALIEVDKYVKRRSLSSMIITVVVLLVVILPIFWLSGRLVMEAQSLYAEATALVQSGGLVKMHDWAMRTEFGAWIVKRLSEHGYSVDEELPRLTMEAAKATSDYMVRNATQAARNVLGFVFDFGIALLAFFYMLRDGDDYVRSLRNLTPLHDDDKKAIFDTLRTTLSSVMRGLMLTAVLQGVTIGLGLLIFGVPYWLFLAIASAAAGLMPIGGTALVWIPATLYLGYASGWSSAIGLVIWCSIALAVIDNFIKPLAMRHGTGLPTLALFLGILGGLEVYGPLGLFAGP
- a CDS encoding MaoC family dehydratase N-terminal domain-containing protein, which translates into the protein MKKFDEVNIGDTLGPLELTVSKDQCRAYAKAAGFGEIAGRFTDEAAAKKEGLPGIILPGNMSLGLLSKLVTDWIGFGGARLIRLGTTYRVPVQPDHAMTIHGFVTNTNPDDRTAEIDVWIENEEAERLVTGTATVEFPQ
- a CDS encoding MaoC family dehydratase N-terminal domain-containing protein; amino-acid sequence: MVDYDPTIINKVFEHTDPVEVRPDMIERFCETLGERNPLYTDPAAAKTGPYGGIVAPPSFAVTFRNGRHFFEHIPRFGRRGFDAGKDVEFVAPIHPGDKISLSSHVKEIYEKTGRTGSMVFVVIRSTLTNQNNETVAHIDHRFMNRP
- a CDS encoding PHP-associated domain-containing protein — translated: MSTTLDLHTHSEASEDSRAPVEAYLNWIKLRRAERPLDGIVLTEHRQFNRAADYRHLEDKFGIMVLRASEVETNYGHMLVFGVNDDMLARFDFSNIRLDAQTVIDEVARMGGIVVPCHPGRPNIGLYEHYESKPSLENVVAVEALNGGSRKGEDARADELIAKYGYASTGGSDSHLVSLIGLCATRFAADIKDLEGLVRELKTGAYEAVDFRPRRKVVPHAVAVETR